Proteins found in one Xyrauchen texanus isolate HMW12.3.18 chromosome 30, RBS_HiC_50CHRs, whole genome shotgun sequence genomic segment:
- the LOC127624115 gene encoding zinc finger protein 501-like isoform X2, which yields MLKMSLQVDRMCCKSVGTDLSMLDIDDLMTEISQLKKEVALLEAKLREREVSDQRSRDTQDSELSLTLLCYTAAQESVCDSNQGDQTSTESLASVCNAAGEQQMLRIPLKKRSVKMMEMRRKTTAEKPSDVCDFVPSEANLGSSSNGEAASTSKERCTASLPCITREKTLSSLRQLVRRERKPTEQKFFKCRTCGSLFSTSKERKDHSKVHKVKEFHCDQCRKVFFVESLLKAHMKTHRNEKPYRCSECDKCFKTKGNLVVHKRTHTGEKPFKCPHCERRFTHGPRLKQHVHLHTKDKPYQCSNCGKTFTQLDSLKAHQNTHSEEKPHQCSHCDKRFRQRSHLIVHERTHSGEKPYVCTHCNKSFSDPRHFHVHQRVHTGEKPYHCTICGRNFNQYANLIKHQRRHTGERPYTCTQCDKTFARPDVLKTHHRVHTGEKPYGCSTCGERFAYLGRYQTHLKKHAKDQTALESL from the exons ATGTTGAAGATGAGTTTGCAGGTGGATCGGAtgtgctgtaaatcagtaggaactgatctgtccatgctggatattgatgatttgatgacagaaatctctcagctgaagaaagaggtggcGTTACTGGAGGCAAAGCTGAGGGAAAGAGAG GTTTCAGATCAGAggtccagagacacacaggactccgAGCTCagcctcactttactctgttataCTGCCgctcaggagagtgtgtgtgacagtaatcagggtgatcaaacctccacagagtctctggcttctgtctgtaacgctgctggagaacagcagatgctcaGGATACCATTGAAGAAGCGTTcagtgaagatgatggagatgaGAAGAAAAACCACAGCAGAGAAACCCAGTGATGTTTGTGATTTTGTTCCTTCAG AAGCAAACCTTGGATCATCTTCAAATGGGGAAGCGGCTTCTACATCAAAAGAGCGTTGTACAGCGAGTCTTCCCTGCATCACTCGTGAGAAGACATTAAGCTCGCTGCGGCAATTAGTGAGACGTGAGAGAAAACCCACAGAACAGAAATTCTTCAAATGCAGGACATGTGGGAGCTTATTTTCTACCTCAAAAGAGAGGAAAGATCATTCAAAAGTGCACAAAGTAAAGGAGTTCCACTGTGATCAATGCAGGAAGGTTTTCTTTGTCGAGTCTCTTCTGAAAGCTCACATGAAGACACACCGTAACGAAAAGCCTTACCGGTGCAGTGAGTGtgacaagtgtttcaaaactaaaGGAAATCTTGTTGTTCATAagagaacacacacaggagaaaaACCATTCAAGTGTCCTCACTGTGAGAGGAGATTCACTCATGGACCCCGTCTGAAGCAACATGTCCATTTGCACACCAAGGACAAGCCATATCAGTGCAGTAATTGTGGCAAAACCTTTACACAGCTGGATTCTTTAAAGGCACATCAAAATACACATTCTGAGGAGAAACCCCATCAATGCTCACACTGTGATAAACGTTTCCGACAGAGATCTCATCTGATTGTCCATGAGAGAACACACTCAGGAGAGAAACCTTACGTCTGCACTCACTGTAATAAGAGCTTTTCTGATCCACGTCATTTCCATGTTCATCAGAGAGtgcacactggagaaaaaccttatcaTTGTACCATATGTGGGAGGAATTTCAATCAATAcgcaaacttaataaagcaccagAGAAGACATACAGGAGAAAGACCTTACACATGCACTCAATGCGACAAAACATTTGCTCGACCAGATGTCCTGAAAACCCATCACAGAGttcatacaggagagaaaccttacgGTTGCTCCACCTGCGGGGAGAGATTCGCTTATTTAGGACGTTATCAGACTCATCTGAAGAAACATGCGAAAGATCAAACCGCCCTAGAATCATTATAg
- the LOC127624115 gene encoding zinc finger protein 501-like isoform X1, whose protein sequence is MLKMSLQVDRMCCKSVGTDLSMLDIDDLMTEISQLKKEVALLEAKLREREVCTDNTFCQTAVQYINQCDCVCQVSDQRSRDTQDSELSLTLLCYTAAQESVCDSNQGDQTSTESLASVCNAAGEQQMLRIPLKKRSVKMMEMRRKTTAEKPSDVCDFVPSEANLGSSSNGEAASTSKERCTASLPCITREKTLSSLRQLVRRERKPTEQKFFKCRTCGSLFSTSKERKDHSKVHKVKEFHCDQCRKVFFVESLLKAHMKTHRNEKPYRCSECDKCFKTKGNLVVHKRTHTGEKPFKCPHCERRFTHGPRLKQHVHLHTKDKPYQCSNCGKTFTQLDSLKAHQNTHSEEKPHQCSHCDKRFRQRSHLIVHERTHSGEKPYVCTHCNKSFSDPRHFHVHQRVHTGEKPYHCTICGRNFNQYANLIKHQRRHTGERPYTCTQCDKTFARPDVLKTHHRVHTGEKPYGCSTCGERFAYLGRYQTHLKKHAKDQTALESL, encoded by the exons ATGTTGAAGATGAGTTTGCAGGTGGATCGGAtgtgctgtaaatcagtaggaactgatctgtccatgctggatattgatgatttgatgacagaaatctctcagctgaagaaagaggtggcGTTACTGGAGGCAAAGCTGAGGGAAAGAGAGGTTTGTACAGACAACACATTTTGTCAGACAGCTGTTCAATATATAAAtcagtgtgattgtgtttgtcagGTTTCAGATCAGAggtccagagacacacaggactccgAGCTCagcctcactttactctgttataCTGCCgctcaggagagtgtgtgtgacagtaatcagggtgatcaaacctccacagagtctctggcttctgtctgtaacgctgctggagaacagcagatgctcaGGATACCATTGAAGAAGCGTTcagtgaagatgatggagatgaGAAGAAAAACCACAGCAGAGAAACCCAGTGATGTTTGTGATTTTGTTCCTTCAG AAGCAAACCTTGGATCATCTTCAAATGGGGAAGCGGCTTCTACATCAAAAGAGCGTTGTACAGCGAGTCTTCCCTGCATCACTCGTGAGAAGACATTAAGCTCGCTGCGGCAATTAGTGAGACGTGAGAGAAAACCCACAGAACAGAAATTCTTCAAATGCAGGACATGTGGGAGCTTATTTTCTACCTCAAAAGAGAGGAAAGATCATTCAAAAGTGCACAAAGTAAAGGAGTTCCACTGTGATCAATGCAGGAAGGTTTTCTTTGTCGAGTCTCTTCTGAAAGCTCACATGAAGACACACCGTAACGAAAAGCCTTACCGGTGCAGTGAGTGtgacaagtgtttcaaaactaaaGGAAATCTTGTTGTTCATAagagaacacacacaggagaaaaACCATTCAAGTGTCCTCACTGTGAGAGGAGATTCACTCATGGACCCCGTCTGAAGCAACATGTCCATTTGCACACCAAGGACAAGCCATATCAGTGCAGTAATTGTGGCAAAACCTTTACACAGCTGGATTCTTTAAAGGCACATCAAAATACACATTCTGAGGAGAAACCCCATCAATGCTCACACTGTGATAAACGTTTCCGACAGAGATCTCATCTGATTGTCCATGAGAGAACACACTCAGGAGAGAAACCTTACGTCTGCACTCACTGTAATAAGAGCTTTTCTGATCCACGTCATTTCCATGTTCATCAGAGAGtgcacactggagaaaaaccttatcaTTGTACCATATGTGGGAGGAATTTCAATCAATAcgcaaacttaataaagcaccagAGAAGACATACAGGAGAAAGACCTTACACATGCACTCAATGCGACAAAACATTTGCTCGACCAGATGTCCTGAAAACCCATCACAGAGttcatacaggagagaaaccttacgGTTGCTCCACCTGCGGGGAGAGATTCGCTTATTTAGGACGTTATCAGACTCATCTGAAGAAACATGCGAAAGATCAAACCGCCCTAGAATCATTATAg